Proteins from a genomic interval of Sulfurospirillum oryzae:
- a CDS encoding bifunctional diguanylate cyclase/phosphohydrolase: MSVSKRIKYFKQIAILLTIFWTLLTTVFVVYQFYNEEKHIEENSLERIKGVAEESLAFVFWVYEQKAKAMSDDERYNFRTNFSLKDLLALLAKQSNMEFDIAPVSKDFTHSDLKPSIKKAFHNVKEERHDSFTIYENEGTKYLFYVKPMFANKACISCHVHKESAIGDLLGYTTIQMQVPAFFKANPQSFYFLIVTYLGTWLLGLFAIWWIHARGRNYLNEKTKMYEESMYALIDMMEKRDSYTAGHSQRVAEYAKMLVIEMGYSSDDADFIYKAGMLHDIGKIEIPDAILLKPDKLSSIEYSLIKRHSTASYELLSREPFSLLAHVVLHHHERYDGLGYPHGLKAEHIPFFSQIITVADAFDAMTTNRAYRKSLSLEEALSILKEESGKQFNPFIVEIAHSVFAGIKLPEDTTQMPKDLLEEMRFSYYFRDQLTGFYNVNYLKFLFAHANDCRFKMLCIDHLNCTNFASYNKQYGWKKGDEFLHLIAQTIKEIYPDAIIVRVYSDNFLVLHVKPHTHMDYSKVDQLLSEQNLIMQYQHIDLETYETLTLEILEDKLLHLDN, translated from the coding sequence ATGTCAGTAAGCAAACGTATTAAATATTTTAAACAAATTGCTATTTTATTAACAATCTTCTGGACGCTTTTAACAACAGTTTTCGTGGTGTATCAATTTTATAACGAAGAAAAACACATCGAAGAAAACTCGTTAGAACGAATCAAAGGCGTAGCCGAAGAGTCTCTTGCCTTCGTTTTTTGGGTTTATGAGCAAAAAGCAAAAGCGATGAGTGATGATGAACGTTATAATTTTCGAACGAATTTTTCCCTCAAAGATCTTCTTGCTCTCCTTGCAAAACAGAGTAACATGGAATTTGACATTGCCCCTGTTTCCAAAGATTTTACGCATTCAGATTTGAAACCTTCTATTAAAAAAGCTTTTCACAATGTTAAAGAAGAGCGCCATGATAGTTTTACTATTTATGAAAATGAAGGCACGAAATATCTTTTTTATGTGAAGCCTATGTTTGCCAATAAAGCATGTATCTCTTGCCATGTCCATAAAGAATCAGCGATTGGGGATTTACTAGGTTACACAACAATTCAGATGCAAGTACCCGCATTTTTTAAGGCAAATCCGCAAAGTTTTTATTTTCTTATTGTGACCTATTTGGGAACATGGCTTTTGGGGCTTTTTGCAATTTGGTGGATTCATGCACGCGGGCGCAACTATCTGAACGAAAAAACAAAAATGTATGAAGAGAGCATGTACGCACTCATTGACATGATGGAAAAACGTGACAGTTATACTGCTGGGCATAGCCAAAGAGTGGCTGAATATGCCAAGATGCTTGTTATTGAAATGGGATATAGCAGTGATGATGCTGACTTTATTTACAAAGCAGGAATGTTGCATGACATCGGTAAAATCGAAATTCCTGATGCTATTTTGCTCAAACCTGATAAACTGAGTTCCATTGAATACTCCTTAATTAAACGCCATTCAACAGCAAGCTATGAATTGCTCTCTCGTGAACCATTCTCCTTGCTTGCCCATGTTGTGCTGCACCATCATGAGCGTTATGATGGTCTTGGTTATCCCCATGGTCTTAAAGCCGAGCACATTCCTTTTTTCTCACAAATTATTACGGTAGCAGATGCTTTTGATGCAATGACAACCAATAGGGCATATCGTAAAAGTTTGAGCCTCGAAGAAGCTTTGAGTATTTTAAAAGAGGAGAGCGGTAAACAATTTAACCCGTTTATTGTTGAGATTGCGCACAGCGTTTTTGCAGGCATCAAACTTCCTGAAGACACAACGCAGATGCCAAAAGATTTACTGGAGGAGATGCGTTTTTCATACTATTTCCGTGATCAACTGACAGGTTTTTATAACGTCAATTATCTCAAATTTCTCTTTGCTCACGCAAATGACTGTCGCTTTAAAATGCTTTGTATTGATCACCTCAATTGCACTAATTTTGCCTCTTACAATAAACAATATGGTTGGAAAAAAGGCGATGAATTTTTGCATTTAATTGCTCAAACCATTAAAGAAATTTATCCTGATGCCATTATTGTTCGGGTATACAGTGATAATTTTTTAGTCTTACATGTAAAGCCTCATACGCACATGGATTATTCTAAAGTCGATCAACTTTTGAGTGAGCAGAATTTGATTATGCAGTATCAACACATTGATCTTGAAACGTATGAAACATTGACCTTAGAAATATTGGAAGATAAACTGCTTCATTTGGATAACTGA
- the glyS gene encoding glycine--tRNA ligase subunit beta, whose product MIKPLLIEIGVEELPAIPFLKELPNIETLWLDILEKNALACEFKFYYTPRRLVLWHEAFPTQQNEREEEFFGAPLSVALKDGEPTPAALGFAKKCGVDFAQVSQAQKDGKEVLYYKKTIAGQSSKNLLQAMIESFIKGLNFGKSMRWGFLEESFIRPIRWIGCMLGDEHVPFSLFGVESTPFSYPHRTISYEPFAYMFAGDYFDRLSERGVVLYPTKREEIILNDFKVIEKKEGIHIEIDEDLLAEVVAITEYPKALIGSFEERFLRLPPEVIITSMKENQRYFPVFKEGKLTNRFIVVSNAISDDYDLIVRGNEKVLRARLSDALFFLDNDLKHGLSYEGLKDITYLDGLGSLLDKELREKAIATYLTSKYQPTLLAQNARLNASSLTALMDKAVMYSKSDLLSEMVYEFTELQGLMGYYYANAMGEDELFALALKEQYLPNSEESALPSTLFSAIPALAYKLDSLIALFSIDKIPTGNKDPYALRRAVNGIVKIVLDQGIAFDIKNDLKALSASYKSFDFNVLETFFLERMYQFFDVNPSIITAVISSGERDIVRLSQKIKALSTIVQDDGFKEMFSTFKRVANIIKNMDVSTETPVDEKLFDNSYEKELYAAFKVVVSKTYNSFEENLDVLFALKPQIDAFFDNVMVNTEDLSVRANRQNLIASIYNAFKSIADIKEISI is encoded by the coding sequence ATGATCAAACCCCTTTTGATAGAAATAGGTGTTGAAGAACTCCCTGCAATCCCTTTTTTGAAAGAACTCCCCAATATTGAAACATTATGGCTTGATATTTTAGAGAAAAATGCGCTGGCGTGCGAGTTTAAATTTTACTACACACCACGTCGTTTAGTGCTTTGGCATGAAGCGTTTCCTACACAGCAAAATGAGCGTGAAGAGGAGTTTTTTGGAGCACCTTTAAGTGTTGCGCTTAAAGATGGCGAACCTACGCCTGCGGCACTTGGTTTTGCAAAAAAATGCGGTGTTGATTTTGCTCAGGTCTCACAAGCTCAAAAAGATGGTAAAGAGGTTCTTTACTATAAAAAAACCATTGCAGGACAAAGCTCGAAAAACCTTCTTCAAGCAATGATTGAGAGTTTTATCAAAGGGCTTAATTTTGGAAAGTCTATGCGTTGGGGCTTTTTGGAAGAGAGTTTTATTCGTCCTATTCGTTGGATTGGCTGTATGTTAGGTGACGAGCATGTACCTTTCTCTCTTTTTGGCGTAGAATCCACTCCTTTTTCATACCCGCACAGAACCATTTCGTATGAGCCATTTGCCTATATGTTTGCGGGTGATTATTTTGACAGACTCAGCGAGCGTGGCGTGGTGCTTTACCCTACAAAACGCGAAGAGATCATTTTAAATGATTTTAAAGTGATTGAGAAAAAAGAGGGAATTCACATCGAAATTGATGAAGACCTTTTAGCGGAAGTTGTGGCGATTACGGAGTATCCAAAAGCCCTCATTGGTAGCTTTGAAGAGCGATTTTTGCGTTTACCGCCTGAGGTTATCATCACGTCCATGAAAGAGAACCAACGCTATTTCCCTGTCTTTAAAGAGGGTAAGCTGACCAACCGCTTTATCGTGGTTTCAAACGCGATTAGCGATGATTATGACCTAATCGTTCGAGGTAATGAAAAAGTGCTTCGCGCACGTCTTTCTGACGCACTCTTCTTCTTGGACAATGACCTTAAACACGGTCTAAGCTATGAAGGGCTTAAAGACATTACTTACCTTGATGGTTTGGGCTCACTTCTTGACAAGGAGCTTCGCGAAAAAGCGATTGCGACATACTTAACCAGCAAATACCAACCAACACTCCTTGCACAAAATGCGCGTCTGAATGCTTCAAGCTTAACGGCACTCATGGACAAAGCCGTCATGTACAGCAAAAGCGATCTTTTAAGCGAGATGGTTTACGAGTTCACGGAACTTCAAGGCTTGATGGGTTACTACTACGCCAATGCCATGGGTGAAGATGAACTTTTTGCATTAGCTTTGAAAGAGCAGTACCTTCCAAACTCTGAAGAGAGTGCGCTTCCAAGCACACTTTTTAGCGCCATTCCAGCTCTTGCGTATAAACTTGATTCTCTTATCGCGCTTTTTAGTATCGACAAAATTCCAACCGGTAATAAAGACCCTTATGCGCTTCGCCGTGCGGTGAATGGTATTGTTAAAATCGTACTCGACCAAGGCATTGCTTTTGACATCAAAAATGACCTTAAAGCGTTGAGCGCATCGTATAAATCGTTTGATTTTAATGTCTTGGAAACCTTCTTTTTAGAGAGAATGTACCAATTCTTCGATGTCAATCCTTCCATCATTACGGCAGTTATCAGCAGCGGTGAGCGAGATATTGTCAGGCTTTCACAAAAGATTAAAGCACTCTCAACTATCGTTCAAGATGATGGGTTTAAAGAGATGTTTTCAACCTTTAAACGTGTAGCGAACATTATCAAAAACATGGATGTTTCAACTGAAACTCCAGTGGATGAAAAACTCTTTGATAATAGCTATGAAAAAGAGCTTTACGCTGCTTTTAAAGTGGTTGTCTCTAAAACTTATAACTCTTTTGAAGAGAACTTGGATGTCTTATTTGCACTTAAACCGCAAATTGATGCGTTCTTTGATAACGTTATGGTTAACACCGAAGATTTAAGTGTGCGAGCCAATCGTCAAAATCTAATTGCCTCTATCTACAACGCGTTTAAATCAATTGCTGATATTAAAGAGATCAGTATTTAA
- a CDS encoding sulfatase-like hydrolase/transferase yields the protein MNNILWLSAGLFLIALFTSKNRTHSPKSAMIGAMTIFIYMVLSAFYIVSNYFTGEGINDAVIFHLRYGLDGSGFGDYYLIIATAIALLIGSLALSVFYYRLLKNSVLQEHQKLKRIISASALSAALILHPTIRFLGESVLNAIGVENPLSLQYSFSDYYKTASLTSISENHPNLVYIFAESFEDTYFDEKIFPSLVTDLRPIREQSTSFTQIKQAWGTSWTIAGMTSVMCGIPLVTPSTGSNSPQGNSMSKMSTFYSGAVCMSDMLHKEGYKLIYRSGSPLEFAGVDKLYKTHQFDDIKGIKELKPSLQNQSYQTPWGLYDDTLFEIAMNDFKKFSKNKQKFAMFVSTMDTHHPYGHVSKSCKRQQYKDGSNSMLNAVICSDELISKFIKQIQDSPYGKNTIIVVASDHLAMHNMAIDDLMKGERRNQFMIIDPRLSHGDKVEKTGSTLDISATLLPFLGYKASVGLSRNLLGDESSLMEEFKDLDKLLNAWSKEISRFWEFPKIEQDLVLDTTKNNLKIGSTLYKFPILLHISENLEVSPFFEVKLKFFETVKLFGYLHDYHAEDAFLWVDKCTRINALGNENNVTLKGKYCYALGKLGGEVTAETLNADKKLSLDLLNQTLNLSFDEEKATQRRENLTKINEK from the coding sequence ATGAATAACATACTATGGTTATCCGCAGGACTTTTTCTTATCGCGCTCTTTACTTCTAAAAATCGTACGCATAGTCCTAAAAGCGCCATGATCGGTGCGATGACTATTTTTATCTATATGGTGCTTAGTGCCTTTTATATTGTCTCTAACTATTTCACAGGAGAAGGCATTAATGATGCTGTCATCTTCCATCTACGTTATGGACTTGATGGCTCTGGCTTTGGTGATTATTATTTAATCATTGCAACGGCAATAGCCCTTTTAATTGGCAGCCTTGCGCTTTCCGTTTTTTATTATCGGTTACTTAAAAATAGTGTTTTGCAAGAGCATCAGAAACTCAAACGCATTATCTCAGCATCTGCATTGAGTGCTGCTTTGATTCTTCATCCAACGATTCGGTTTTTAGGTGAGAGTGTACTCAATGCTATTGGTGTTGAAAATCCATTAAGCCTTCAGTACAGTTTTTCGGATTATTATAAGACAGCTTCGCTCACATCTATTAGCGAAAACCATCCTAATCTTGTTTATATCTTTGCCGAAAGTTTTGAGGACACTTACTTTGATGAAAAAATATTTCCCTCTTTAGTCACAGATTTACGTCCTATAAGAGAACAAAGCACCTCCTTTACGCAGATTAAACAAGCGTGGGGAACCAGTTGGACAATTGCGGGTATGACATCTGTTATGTGTGGTATTCCTTTGGTGACGCCTTCTACGGGTTCAAACTCTCCACAAGGCAACTCGATGTCTAAGATGAGCACCTTTTATTCCGGTGCTGTTTGTATGAGTGATATGCTTCATAAAGAAGGCTATAAGCTCATCTATCGCAGTGGTTCGCCGCTAGAGTTTGCAGGCGTAGATAAACTCTATAAAACCCATCAATTTGATGATATAAAAGGCATCAAAGAGCTTAAACCATCACTTCAAAATCAAAGTTATCAAACACCGTGGGGACTTTATGATGACACGCTGTTTGAAATAGCGATGAATGATTTTAAAAAGTTTTCCAAAAATAAACAAAAATTTGCGATGTTCGTCTCTACAATGGACACACACCATCCTTACGGGCATGTTTCTAAAAGTTGTAAACGACAACAGTATAAAGATGGAAGCAATTCCATGCTCAATGCGGTTATTTGTTCAGATGAGTTGATTTCAAAATTTATTAAGCAGATTCAAGACTCCCCTTATGGTAAAAATACGATCATCGTTGTAGCATCTGATCATCTTGCGATGCACAATATGGCGATTGACGATCTAATGAAGGGTGAACGTCGCAATCAATTTATGATCATTGATCCACGTCTTAGCCATGGCGATAAAGTTGAGAAGACAGGAAGTACACTTGATATTAGTGCGACACTTCTACCTTTTTTAGGCTATAAAGCCAGTGTGGGTTTAAGCAGAAATCTGTTGGGTGATGAATCTTCTTTGATGGAAGAATTTAAAGATCTCGATAAGCTTTTAAACGCATGGTCAAAAGAGATTAGTCGCTTTTGGGAATTTCCAAAAATTGAGCAAGACTTAGTTTTGGATACAACAAAAAACAATCTCAAAATAGGTTCAACCCTTTACAAATTTCCGATTTTATTGCATATAAGTGAAAATTTGGAAGTAAGCCCTTTCTTTGAAGTCAAACTCAAATTTTTTGAGACGGTTAAACTCTTTGGGTATTTACATGATTATCATGCTGAGGATGCGTTTTTATGGGTGGACAAATGTACACGCATTAATGCTTTAGGCAATGAAAACAATGTAACGCTTAAAGGCAAATACTGTTATGCGTTAGGAAAACTGGGCGGTGAGGTAACAGCTGAGACACTCAATGCAGACAAGAAGCTTAGTTTGGATCTGTTAAATCAAACATTAAATCTCTCGTTTGATGAAGAAAAAGCGACTCAAAGACGTGAAAATTTAACAAAAATTAACGAGAAGTAG
- a CDS encoding ammonium transporter, protein MRSKLLSLATLLPLSTLWAAEEAASEATAEVAEKVLTLDVGNTAWVLTATALVMLMTPAGLALFYGGMSRSKNLLNTIAMSVMGYIVAAVVWVIAGYTLAFGTDIGGVIGFDSLFLSGIKVTDLWATGSIPVLLFVAFQMTFAGITVALASGAIIERLKFSTWIVFAAIWILAVYAPIAHWVWGGGFLSKLGVLDFAGGTVVHINAGVAGLVVALMLGKRADFGKAMFPSSVTLTVLGASMLWFGWFGFNAGSELGADGIAASAFLVTNTAAATAALSWMAIEYVTYKKFTLLGIASGIVAGLVAITPAAGFVDTAGSLIIGAVAGIVAFYGVNGLKKALKYDDSLDAFGIHGVAGIWGALATGIFANPEVNELGKGLLYGNADQVMIQIEGIIVTIVYTAIVTAVVFKIASILTGGARVSAEAESQGLDEVEHGEKAFNLR, encoded by the coding sequence ATGAGAAGTAAACTACTTTCTCTCGCAACATTGTTGCCTTTATCAACATTGTGGGCTGCAGAAGAAGCGGCTTCAGAAGCAACAGCAGAAGTTGCTGAAAAGGTTTTAACCCTTGACGTTGGTAACACTGCGTGGGTGTTAACAGCAACAGCATTGGTCATGCTAATGACACCAGCTGGTTTGGCACTTTTTTATGGCGGTATGTCTCGCTCTAAAAACTTGCTTAACACAATTGCAATGAGTGTTATGGGTTACATCGTGGCAGCCGTTGTTTGGGTCATAGCAGGTTACACTTTGGCGTTTGGTACAGATATCGGTGGTGTTATCGGTTTTGACAGCCTCTTCCTAAGTGGCATCAAGGTAACAGACCTTTGGGCAACTGGTAGCATTCCTGTGCTTCTTTTCGTTGCATTTCAAATGACTTTTGCAGGCATTACAGTTGCTCTTGCAAGTGGTGCTATCATTGAGAGATTAAAGTTTTCAACATGGATCGTTTTTGCGGCTATTTGGATTCTAGCGGTTTATGCTCCTATTGCTCACTGGGTATGGGGTGGCGGATTTTTATCAAAACTTGGCGTTCTTGACTTTGCGGGCGGTACCGTTGTTCACATCAATGCTGGTGTTGCAGGTCTAGTCGTAGCGCTTATGTTAGGTAAACGTGCAGACTTTGGTAAAGCGATGTTCCCTTCATCTGTAACACTTACTGTACTTGGTGCAAGTATGTTATGGTTTGGCTGGTTTGGATTCAACGCAGGTAGCGAATTAGGAGCTGACGGTATTGCGGCAAGTGCATTCCTTGTAACCAACACAGCAGCAGCGACAGCAGCACTTTCTTGGATGGCAATTGAGTATGTAACTTACAAAAAGTTCACACTTCTTGGTATCGCTTCTGGTATCGTAGCGGGTCTTGTTGCGATCACTCCAGCAGCAGGTTTTGTTGACACAGCAGGCTCTTTGATTATCGGTGCAGTTGCTGGTATCGTTGCATTCTACGGTGTAAATGGCTTGAAAAAAGCACTTAAATACGATGACTCACTAGACGCATTTGGTATTCACGGAGTAGCAGGTATCTGGGGCGCACTTGCTACTGGTATTTTTGCTAACCCAGAAGTGAATGAGCTTGGTAAAGGTTTACTTTATGGTAACGCAGATCAAGTGATGATTCAAATTGAAGGTATCATTGTAACAATCGTCTATACCGCAATCGTTACAGCAGTTGTCTTTAAAATCGCGTCTATCTTAACCGGTGGTGCAAGAGTAAGCGCAGAGGCTGAGTCACAAGGTTTGGATGAAGTAGAGCACGGCGAAAAAGCCTTCAACTTAAGATAA
- a CDS encoding molybdopterin-dependent oxidoreductase: protein MRLTTCPLDCFDGCSIAVTKELKLKGNKDHPITQGYLCHHLNHFHTFERIEEPRYLGQSVKMEEALAILSEKLRVHEPSKTLFFKGSGNLGIMQGVTKRFFADHKATLASGSLCDEAGDAGVCESRGANLALSPLHVKDAEVVILWGRNPTVTNSHMLPSLKGKTLIVIDPVKIDLTSNAALHIQIKPKGDLYLALLLCRLVAMEEMEDQTFLKERTLNYKDFFDFISGIPMRKLLDNAQVNLDEIGELLRLIKGKKVSILVGIGVQKYSFGHSVLRAIDAFGAMLGLFGKIGCGVGYLSNSGFGFDAPFKVEAKKEPLPIANFGKYDLIFIQGGNPLSQMPCTSKVVEGIDKAKCVVYFGLHENETSAKAHLVIPAKTFMAKEDLKLSYGHSFIGRMPKLVESKVGISEYDLTQTLLKTFGFNPLESEERIIEGVIASNSVEKEGFLISKTYIDLPYEKTFYTKSGKFEFLEEFEDDFMEEEGFFLIAAKQNKSLNSQFVTDDYLYVPLCLGLEQEERVRLSNCYGSAEYSVMPSDKLRDDCLLLHSGAKNANRLTPHAMSQEGNCAIYQEMKVKLEKVK, encoded by the coding sequence ATGCGCTTGACTACTTGCCCACTGGATTGTTTTGATGGATGCAGTATCGCTGTCACAAAAGAGCTCAAGCTCAAAGGCAATAAAGATCATCCGATCACACAAGGGTACCTCTGCCACCATCTCAACCACTTCCATACCTTTGAACGCATTGAGGAGCCACGCTATTTGGGGCAAAGTGTCAAAATGGAAGAAGCACTTGCTATTTTAAGCGAGAAACTAAGAGTGCATGAACCCTCAAAAACACTTTTTTTTAAAGGGAGTGGCAACTTAGGCATCATGCAAGGTGTCACAAAGCGCTTTTTTGCAGACCATAAAGCTACTCTTGCTTCTGGCTCACTTTGTGATGAGGCAGGCGATGCGGGTGTGTGTGAGAGTAGAGGCGCAAACCTCGCTCTTTCACCTTTACATGTAAAAGATGCTGAAGTGGTTATTTTGTGGGGACGAAACCCTACGGTCACGAACTCGCACATGCTTCCCTCCTTAAAAGGCAAAACGCTTATCGTCATTGATCCTGTCAAAATCGACCTCACCAGCAATGCCGCTCTTCACATTCAGATTAAACCCAAAGGTGATCTTTATTTAGCACTTTTACTCTGTCGTTTAGTGGCAATGGAAGAGATGGAAGATCAAACTTTTTTAAAAGAACGAACGCTGAATTACAAAGATTTTTTTGATTTTATCAGCGGTATTCCTATGCGTAAATTGCTCGACAATGCGCAGGTGAATTTGGATGAGATAGGCGAGTTACTCCGCCTTATCAAAGGTAAAAAAGTCTCTATTTTAGTGGGTATTGGTGTGCAAAAATACAGCTTTGGACACAGTGTTTTGCGTGCCATTGATGCTTTTGGAGCCATGCTAGGGCTTTTTGGAAAAATAGGTTGTGGCGTTGGGTATCTCTCTAATAGTGGATTTGGTTTTGACGCTCCATTTAAAGTGGAGGCGAAAAAAGAGCCTTTACCTATTGCCAATTTTGGCAAATACGATCTTATCTTTATTCAAGGTGGCAACCCTCTGAGCCAAATGCCTTGTACCTCTAAAGTCGTAGAGGGGATTGATAAAGCAAAATGCGTGGTTTATTTTGGGCTGCATGAAAATGAGACATCTGCAAAGGCACATTTAGTCATTCCTGCTAAAACATTTATGGCAAAAGAAGATCTGAAATTAAGCTACGGTCATTCTTTTATAGGGCGTATGCCAAAGTTGGTGGAGAGCAAAGTAGGCATCAGTGAATACGACCTTACGCAAACACTTTTAAAGACGTTTGGATTTAATCCTCTTGAGAGTGAAGAGCGTATTATTGAGGGTGTTATTGCCTCTAACAGCGTTGAAAAAGAAGGCTTTTTAATCTCTAAAACATACATAGATTTGCCGTATGAAAAAACGTTTTACACGAAAAGCGGTAAGTTTGAATTTTTAGAAGAGTTTGAGGATGACTTTATGGAAGAGGAGGGCTTTTTTCTCATTGCTGCAAAGCAAAACAAGTCGCTCAATTCGCAATTTGTCACCGACGATTATCTTTATGTGCCCCTTTGTTTAGGCTTGGAGCAAGAAGAGAGAGTACGGCTTAGTAATTGCTATGGGAGTGCCGAATACTCAGTCATGCCAAGCGATAAGTTGCGTGATGACTGCTTGCTTTTGCACAGTGGAGCAAAAAATGCCAACAGACTGACCCCTCATGCCATGAGCCAAGAGGGCAATTGCGCCATTTATCAAGAGATGAAAGTGAAATTGGAAAAAGTGAAATGA
- a CDS encoding methyl-accepting chemotaxis protein, protein MLFKTKIILTVSILMFLSLISFSLFSYQDTKKNSIHQIESSLTMASRSFKDYIDLLIGTKKSNIESASRFFKDIDIRTLHDMTEKLKETTKIVGAVDSYVGFEDGGMIWGSDKNRPQGYDPRTQHWYTKAKQSKTICITDAYEEATSKMLMITIMAPIFDENNTFIGVLGVDIALNSLTKTISEIKFDGGYGILQDTKGIIVVHPNQALIGKNLADFVPSLTSQFDEKQEGIINYNYNGIDKLYAYNISAQSGWRIAIAFDKSTSYSFLNLQIKKLFFMGSLMLLGSIIIIVLLIKALLMPLDRLGNIAYELSSAHGDLSQRLEVRGNDEFGKVSLYINTFIAKLHEIVTNSKAISHKNFSISQQLSKNTSEMVRNVEAESKIILTTKQEGNALTRAIENSVEKVKSSHFVLDKTQKEMNNVKTKFEKLEHTMQITAQKEQDLAEKLNHVSHNTNEIRDVLGIIRNIADQTNLLALNAAIEAARAGEHGRGFAVVADEVRKLAESTQKSLVEIDATVNVVVQSIMDANTDIAHNAHEVHNLVTLSLELEKSIGDIDVIIQETIANTAQTVDSFIFTSEKINQMVEEVEKVNILSQENVCSIENISKASEELYRMNENLNNELQKFKS, encoded by the coding sequence GTGCTTTTTAAAACAAAAATTATCCTGACCGTATCTATTTTGATGTTTTTAAGCCTTATCTCTTTTAGCCTCTTTAGTTATCAAGACACTAAAAAAAACAGTATCCATCAAATCGAGTCAAGTCTCACAATGGCATCTCGCTCCTTTAAGGACTATATAGATCTTCTCATTGGTACGAAGAAAAGCAACATTGAAAGTGCATCAAGATTTTTTAAAGACATTGACATTAGAACGCTTCATGATATGACAGAAAAACTCAAAGAAACCACTAAAATCGTCGGTGCCGTTGATTCTTATGTTGGATTTGAAGATGGTGGTATGATCTGGGGCAGTGATAAGAATAGACCACAAGGGTACGATCCTAGAACACAACATTGGTATACAAAAGCCAAACAAAGCAAAACCATTTGCATCACCGATGCGTATGAAGAAGCGACCAGCAAAATGCTTATGATTACGATTATGGCACCTATATTTGATGAAAACAATACATTTATAGGTGTCTTAGGTGTCGATATAGCCCTTAATTCCTTAACAAAGACCATCTCAGAAATCAAATTTGATGGAGGATATGGCATTTTACAAGATACCAAAGGCATCATTGTCGTGCATCCAAATCAAGCGTTAATTGGTAAAAATTTAGCCGATTTTGTGCCAAGCTTAACAAGTCAATTCGATGAAAAACAAGAGGGAATCATTAATTATAATTACAATGGAATTGATAAATTATATGCTTACAATATTTCAGCACAAAGCGGATGGAGAATAGCCATCGCTTTTGACAAATCAACATCTTATTCTTTTTTAAACCTTCAAATCAAAAAGCTTTTTTTCATGGGCTCACTCATGCTTCTTGGTTCTATCATTATTATTGTGCTTTTAATCAAAGCCCTTTTAATGCCACTTGATAGGTTAGGAAATATTGCCTATGAGCTTTCAAGCGCCCATGGCGATCTTAGCCAAAGGCTTGAAGTTAGGGGCAATGATGAATTTGGAAAAGTTTCATTGTACATTAACACTTTCATAGCAAAGCTTCATGAGATTGTCACAAATTCAAAAGCGATTAGCCATAAAAATTTTTCAATATCACAGCAACTTTCCAAAAACACATCCGAAATGGTACGCAATGTAGAAGCAGAATCAAAAATTATTCTTACAACGAAACAAGAAGGAAATGCCCTCACACGTGCCATTGAAAATTCTGTTGAAAAAGTAAAATCATCTCATTTCGTCTTAGACAAAACACAAAAAGAGATGAACAACGTTAAAACAAAATTTGAAAAGTTAGAGCATACCATGCAAATAACCGCTCAGAAAGAACAAGATTTGGCTGAAAAACTCAATCATGTCAGTCATAATACAAATGAAATCAGAGATGTCTTAGGGATTATTCGCAATATTGCCGATCAAACCAATCTTTTAGCACTCAATGCGGCTATTGAAGCAGCGCGTGCAGGTGAGCATGGTCGTGGATTTGCTGTTGTAGCCGATGAAGTTCGCAAACTCGCAGAGAGCACACAAAAAAGCCTTGTCGAAATTGATGCAACCGTTAATGTTGTTGTGCAATCTATTATGGATGCCAATACCGATATCGCACACAATGCACACGAAGTGCATAATCTTGTGACCCTTTCTTTGGAACTTGAAAAAAGTATAGGCGATATTGATGTCATTATCCAAGAGACAATTGCCAATACAGCACAAACGGTTGATAGCTTCATTTTTACATCAGAAAAAATAAACCAGATGGTCGAAGAAGTTGAAAAAGTTAACATTCTCTCTCAAGAAAATGTTTGCAGCATCGAGAATATCTCTAAAGCATCAGAAGAGCTCTACCGCATGAATGAAAATCTCAATAATGAACTTCAAAAATTCAAATCCTAA
- a CDS encoding P-II family nitrogen regulator, whose product MKKIESIIKPFKLEDVKDALAELDITGMTVSEVKGYGRQQGHSELYRGAEYVVDFLPKIKIEVVVVDELVDKVIDVIVKSARTGKIGDGKIFVSNIEKSVRIRTGELDNEAV is encoded by the coding sequence ATGAAAAAAATCGAATCAATTATCAAACCATTCAAACTTGAAGATGTCAAAGATGCTTTAGCAGAACTTGATATCACAGGTATGACAGTGAGCGAAGTCAAAGGTTACGGAAGACAACAAGGACACTCAGAGCTTTACAGAGGCGCTGAGTATGTCGTTGACTTCTTGCCAAAAATTAAAATCGAAGTGGTTGTTGTTGACGAGCTTGTTGACAAAGTCATCGATGTTATCGTCAAAAGTGCGCGCACTGGCAAAATCGGTGATGGAAAGATCTTTGTTTCTAACATCGAAAAAAGTGTTCGTATTAGAACCGGTGAGCTTGATAACGAAGCTGTTTAG